From the Juglans microcarpa x Juglans regia isolate MS1-56 chromosome 3D, Jm3101_v1.0, whole genome shotgun sequence genome, the window TCTTGGACAAAGCACCGATTAGCCATTCTCTGGCATGCAGCTCTTGCTTCTGCTGCTGCCATCACTCTCCTATTCTTTCACACATCACTGTGTAAAAATCGAATATGTTACAATTTGATAAGCAAACATTAAAATGGAAGTATAATCCCTACAAGTACACCATTGAAGAGAACTTGTCAACTATATAAACATCACTTGGACAAAACCTGCACTACGATAAGATGTTTTCACAGTTGTACAGGACAAAAATGACCCTACTCCTCcaaaaccccaaaaaaaaaaaaaaaaatgaaatgcaaacGTCTAAAGTATACAAAATGAGGTTCTAACTTCAGTGAAAGAAGAGAGGTTTTAACAGTCTACTAATTTTATAAAGAATACTAATAATTTAAAGCTTAACGGCTACTAAATTTGAACCAGATGGCATCCTTCATTACAAATTGATCTGAActgttaaaataaattcaaaaaaatataagaaaacttTAGGAAAGAGACTGATCAGAGTGTCTCAATAAAAGTTTGAATCAGTTAAGTTCTCCCAAAATCTTTGTTCAGAGGAAGATCTTCAACTCCACCACCATGTCCTTGTTATAAGTCTTACAAGAAAAACTCATCGATCGGCAACCTTTACCACATAAGCCTCTTCCTTTAAAAAGCAGTGCATAGCTATGCTGACATTCAAACCAATCTAACAACGCAGACCCTATTAGCAAAGTTCCGTCCCATATAAGTGATCTTCACTTACCAAATAGAAATCGAAATCAACACAATATATCATTTAAAGCTGTCAATAAATGGGACTGCCTCGAAATTGAAAGAGAATATAAGTGTGACAAAGTTATTTATTTCAGTACATTTAATCCAAATGGTTGCATTTGCGTACATGGTTGAGTGAACAGCATAAAGCtgttattttattagaattCAGCTCTATAAATTACATTAGCTTAGCAAGAAAGAGAAGTGTTGCaaccataaaaaaatctcacaaaaagaAACACATAAACtgatatagtttcatatgatacgttatatttacttttaaaaaaaaatagctttacaatttaatttttttttgataagttacaatttaatatatcatatcaagtcacgtcaatttataggtttacttttatagaatctcttttgtacaataaataactttacaatatgcGTGGATGACACATCCTTCTGACATGGAGTTGTCATGAAAGTTAGCATTGTTCagacccctcaacaaaatgagGGTGAAAAATTGATTTgcaaacaaaatctaaaattaaattccttataaatcaaatattccATGTCATGAGTGGTATAGAGTGTGGAGTGTGTGTgctatataaacatatattttccAAGCAACCGCTATCCCAAGTAAGATATATAGATTATAGTGTACATATTATTACCAccaggaaggaaaaaaaaaaaactcaatcaagaaattattatttgtaacaaaatcAAGGATCCATGAAAcatgaacaaaagaaaaaggctaAATTCAACCACGGTCACGCGTCTAAGAACCCGATTAATGTTATGAAAATGAGTAATGCTTGGTGCAAATCTTAGGCATGTAAGTAAAAAAAGTAGGTCTCAATGCTAAAAAATAACCTTTTTACGCTTGTTACAGCGGGATCCATTTGTTTATAAAAGACTTGCACCAGGCTTATATACTTAGTGCTTGACATCCAGAACACAGCCATAAGGAGAAGCTAAAACGAAACATGAAACAACCAcgtaaacttgaaaaaaaaacccataaaagCTGAGAAACGGATGCACACTAAGAGGAAAGccaacaagaagaaaagaagaaatcaacaaaagggaagatagagagagagacggagacaaaccaagagaGAGATTGAATGGGATAGTGCAGTGAAGATGAATAGGCCGCATCGATCTGGAGATAGTTGAGATCCAGAGAAGAATCTAGGCCGACTCAAGGAGAAGACGCTTGTCTGAGAATAGAAGGGCCTCTCGGCTTATTTTCAGTTATCATTTCATTTCCCTATTGTCGGTTTGCAGTTGTACACGCGCTCTTTTTCTATCTTTGTGCTTCGTCAAACACTTCAGCAATGTACGGTGAGAGAGAGGTTATCATGTGTTGCCGTTTGGCACTCTAATGGGCCTTTATTTGGCTATGTGGGGCCTatcaagtatttttttctatttatattattattgttagaatatcaccatatttattataaaataaattcataatatgctaatatatatgtgataatatgacttattctctctcttatttAGTTTGCGTCTACATCAATCAATATCGATTAATATCattgatttattgtattttaattcTTTCTCCACTCCCATTCACCTATAAATAAGGACATATATTATGTATTACAAATCAATAGACAATAGCAGAGAAATAGTcctcaaattctctctctccctcattctttattttccatgtacttttcaattttattctattttctacATGATATCAAAATCATTGGCTAATACAAGGCTCGATTTTGTAGACTATTTCTTTTAAAGTTCTTCCACTAGCTTTACTTTCTCACAAAATTTTCTCAATTACATCCTTTTGTCAATTTAGTTTTTCTCATATCAGACCAACAATCGACTTTACAAGTTGTCATTGGCAAAGAGCCACTGATTTCCTAGTTCACAATGTTTTTCCGTTCATGACAAGTTTCatattgaatgttttttttttctttttttcattcacCACTCCTTCTCTAGAGGCTTCCTCGCACTTAATGGATCGACGTTCATGATAAGTCTCATATTcaacatgttatttgatttttttcacgTTCACCACACATTTTCTAGAGGCTTCTTACACATTTATCAAATCGTCATTTGtgataagtctcatatttaaCATGTTCTTTTCCGTTCACCACACATCCTTCAGAGGCTTCATGTGTACTTAACAGATTGTTGccctcattttcatcatcaatatCACATATCGCTTTATGTCTACCCACCATCCACTTCCACCACGCGCCACATAAACAACTTTTGTCGGGTTGTTAGTCAAATCTCCATATCTTATCCACCTGGCCTGCAACGTGATCTTATTTACAAACTCAAGATGACGTTTTCATCATCATCCTGAGTTTGATAGGAGATGTTAGAATATTACCATActtattatagaatatattcataatattctagtGTTCACGATAATATGACTTATGCTCTACCATATCATTGGTTTATTgtatttacattatttttctaGTCTCATTCACGTATAAATAGGgacataaaaatatgtattccAGAATAATAGACGATAGCAAAAATGTAGCCCtcaaatttttctcttcctcattctctcttccCTATCtccttttatatttaatttgttaggTCTTGACCCACATCTTAGGTCAGcaaaaatgatgttagtttAATCTTAATATTTGCTTATTTTCGGATCCTATATCAATTTGGCTGACTTTTGGGCTTCACTGATCATGTGTAAGTTGGCATGCTATATCCTCATTGTGATGCAAGACTTTGGGGTATTAATTTCACAAGATATATAGGTTCTTTATGgtaaagattatatatatatatatatatatatatatatatatagtatgcataatgttttttagaaaatttcaatTTGTCATTTCATTCTTAAAAGGTAAATTAAATGGTATATGGAGTTGAAAATTACTTCAACTATTACCCTAATTTGCAATGATATTGTACCCTACgatcaattgtttttttataagtatgtaCACTTCGCtctcttatgtggtgcatttgaaGAGAGCAAattattgttagattttggatacAAAATTCCAATTTTGAATTGGATTGCAGATAAACATGAGTTTAAGGCTTGAGAAGACGacaaaattaagaagaaaagggagcttgagaaaacaataacaaaagaagaaaaaaaaaggatgaaaaacGAAATGTTTACATCGATCATTAACatatcataatatttcattctgttgtgaaatatgaagaagatcaagacaatgaaaactgaaaaagaaaggCACTAAACAGATGAGATGCAGCGAGACATGAAAAACGGAACTCAAAATTAGCATTGAAACTTTGAAGTGTTTATATAATAGAAGTGAAATGAGATTATGGCACGGGATATGTTTGTTAAAGATTTGTGACATTTGTCTAAGAATGATTAGGGCATTGTCTACAAAATAAGATCGCAATGAGATAACTATGCAATTAattaggaaatgatttatataattttggagTATCCAAGTTTTGCACACTCATTATATATATCCGTATTACTCAtataatttatagaattattctattatcaaggCGGTGTATAAATCACATAATCTACATaatttaaatggtaagattcgattgtaagattcaaattataaaatttatcttccaaatcaaattatgttacaTGCGTAGTGTAAAGGCCTTAGGGCCTGTTTAGAGTTACGTTAGGAGTCTTAAAAAGTGTTTGACCTTAAAAGccatttaatgataaaattaagttgtttggttgttacatattaaagtacatttaatttcaaataagctaaaaaatacatttgagaaaaaatattattttggtgcttttttgcttttcttcaaatgtgtttttctaaataatgcaaaatttaaaaaaagattatcaaTGAGCAAAATACCcatacaattttaagataattataattttacccTTTGATTTTATCACATGCACGACACTACAACTTTCAAATGACCTTTTagttttatatcatttttacctcaaaaattatttttttatattgtttccaaacaaatgtaacatatttaaaaccactttaaacatatggttaccaaacagtaaataactttttaatagtagaccttaTTAGCAATCATGTTTGAGATTGCAGtggaaaatataacttatagctTTAGAGcttatagcttataacttaaatgataagttctactattaaaaagttatttactgcaataataatgaatttaatgcactttcaaacatgttacatttttttggaaacaaatttaaaaaattactttttgagATAGAAATGACATAGAAGATCATTTggtgttttaaaaattaaaaccaatcCTTGAAAATTTAAAGGTTATAATTATCTATTGGATAATGATATCCTTATACCCCCTTTATTGCTATTTTACTAcccagcaatttttttttcctttttctatttgaatttggattaaaaatttcagaatatGACCTTCTAGcacaatttagaagaaaataaatttaatcaaccaacgtaattatgtaaattaattcaaaataaatttaattttataaaaattgtctcaaagagcaaaatgtcaagttttataaaattaaatttattttgaattaaattacatgattacattagttgattgaatttattttcgtctagattatgcaagaaagtCATGTTCTAAGATTTTTAATCGAGATTcaaatagtaaaagaaaaaaaacagttgGGTATTAAAACAGTAGTGAAGGAGGAGTAAtgatatcattatccttatcaaaaagttgtattgatatTTTCAATCATtgacagtttttttaaattgaaatcacGTTCTGCATCATCTAGCAAAgcacatttaagaaaaaatatctaaatgatATTTGTCTTGAAACgtatattttaacttatttaaattaaaaggcgtaatattcaaacaacttaatttttttattaaaaaacttttgattctatttaaatactttttaagacTCATAAGGTAACCTCAAATAGACCCTTAGAATATGATGCAGCTGATAGAGCCAAGCACTCGGCCGTCATAGCTGCAATGTCGTCTAGGGATTATACAGGGGCAGATACGCCGCATATGGGTggaaaaaatccaaacaaactCCTCGTGTGAAGGCTGAAGCAGAAGGTCGAGCAGCAGTCCTAGCTTGTAACGACTGGGCAGATCGAGGACATCAAGGGACATTAGCCTGATACTCTACCCAAGTCTTCTTAACTTCTTTCTTTCACTTCCTTCTAAATTCTCCCTCCAACTGTCTCAAACTGAAACTGCAACTAACTACCGATATTTGCGTTGCTAGGAGAATCCTAGTTGGCACACCCTATCCACGCGCTTAGaataacctctctctctctctctctctctagcgcCTTGCCAATATCTCACTGTAATAAGTGCGTAAACTgtacgctctctctctctctctctctaaaacctattttctctctctataatGTCTTCAAGCCTCGGAAAACTTCCTGGCCTTTTGGCGAAAGAAGAGCCAGATGAATCTTTGCCCCCGGAGCCGGCGCCGGAGCCCGTGAGTGGTGGTACCCTCACCATCGAAGATCTTACCAATACACAATTAGCTTCGCCTGAAAGTTCGAATACCGCGTCGAAGAAATTGAAGTTGGATTCCCCCGCGCCAAAAAACGAAGAATCGAAACAAGAGTCCCCGGCTGGAACTGATCACGAGCTCTTGGACGTAGAAGCTCAGCTTGCGGAGTTTCTTCTCACTATTCGATGGAATACCGGTTCAATCCTTGAGGCTCTGTTGCTGTCAGAAACTGCCCTTGCTAGAAAGGAACCAGCACCGTCTGAGAAGGGCTCCTATTCGGAGAAAGAAAACCCAAGTCCGGCTATTTCAATGCTGGAAAATGAGAATGTGCTCGTTTACGAGCATGCGGCCGACATTTTGTGGGCAGTCCGGGAACCGAACGGTGCTGGGGATATTATGATGGAAGAGGCCGTTGGGGACGCTGACGACTACGGATCCAATGAGAAAACACGTGATTCTAAGGAGGAAGAAGACGCTCCAGATCACAACGGGGCCAACGAGAAAAAATTCGATCGATTCTTCGGTAAATGGAGATCAAGCTTCAGACTACGGATCCAATGAGGGTTTGAACAGTAATCAGGTACAAATAATAACCACCTTTCTTGGATTTTCACGAGTTCCAGAGTATGTGCTTTTCTATATACACAATACATTCCACCATATATtgtagaataatattataaaataatagtatttttataaaattatattatttttataagatattttataaaaatatcctttatttaaaatataattatgtaaaatattgtaaaaaatattatatataaatcatcatcctaacaaaaaatttcttcaagaaCTGTTTTTTTTAAAGGTCGAGAATTGTTCTAATTACTGAggtcggtttggattgagaagtcaacttatctaatctcattcaatttcatctcatcattatatattttaagttatgatttggataatgagataagaatagATAATTTtcgataaaagttaaaaaacaaataaaatatcattataatcttattttttaatatattattattttaagatttgaaaaaactgaattatttattatattttatataagaattttaaaaaattaaaaagatgagatgagatgagatgaaacactaaCTATTCAAAAGGGCCTAagtgatttataaatttatttttgtataattttttatagttaaactATTATCTATCGTATAACATTAAAATACGagagtttgtgaatttatttttatataatatttcttttgaagGAACGATTGTCTCTCTTGAAATAACGATTTTGTCTTGCGCTTACACTGAATACTCTTTTGCTTTATTatcttcttctactttattATCTTTTGAATTAACGATTTTGTCTCTCTTGAAATAACGATTTTGTCTTGCGCTTACACTGCATACTCTTTTGCTTTATTatcttcttctactttattATCTTTTGAATTAACGATTTTGTCTCTCTTGAAATAACGATTTTGTCTCTCTTGAAATAACGATTTTGTCTTGCGCTTACACTGAATTCTCTTTTACTTGGTGATCTTGTCATGTTGTTATTCTCCCaaactgtttttgtttttgttttcttttttttacaatttttttaaggtaTTTTCAAACTGTTCAGATCGGTcgaaattataataaattggaaaattctatacatcattcCCACACACTACacgttatatataatttttttttatttttttctcttatcaaatatgtagtgtatggatgatgagtaaataattcaattagtttaggaagaataaaactaaaaaattcaatttttttaaataaaaataaataataataagtgtgGACGTGTGtggagatgataagtagcaaatctctttattttctcttcataGTTGTAGAAGCTGTTATGGTTTTTGCTTTCTTGAATAAAAATTGCAATATTCCTTAACCCTGTGCCCTGTGGGTGATGCAGCAGCCTAAAAC encodes:
- the LOC121256669 gene encoding uncharacterized protein LOC121256669, which translates into the protein MSSSLGKLPGLLAKEEPDESLPPEPAPEPVSGGTLTIEDLTNTQLASPESSNTASKKLKLDSPAPKNEESKQESPAGTDHELLDVEAQLAEFLLTIRWNTGSILEALLLSETALARKEPAPSEKGSYSEKENPSPAISMLENENVLVYEHAADILWAVREPNGAGDIMMEEAVGDADDYGSNEKTRDSKEEEDAPDHNGANEKKFDRFFGKWRSSFRLRIQ